The following proteins come from a genomic window of Miscanthus floridulus cultivar M001 chromosome 2, ASM1932011v1, whole genome shotgun sequence:
- the LOC136537847 gene encoding expansin-B5-like isoform X1: MATTQLTRGGGLPLAVLFFIFLVSGASAQLERTGTASWVGAPDGAGNENGGCGFGDTITVPPFSALVTGFGNDDECGMCYQQVRCTGHPACWSMGVRVTVTDSCRSALCAEPNNQHFDMAGHAFGAMAKLGRAAELRAAGNVTVEFEAEDCHYTPPSNLPPNAKFPFFKVDPSATKDNFSVTLLYTEGWASWKEMRVLLANAGNRIFSTMTHSHGATWKYVGRYNLSSTVSPPMSMMVYTSSLSDPKAPTKVVSMTGVIPQGWQPGAVYFRLL; the protein is encoded by the exons ATGGCGACCACCCAGCTCACCCGCGGCGGAGGGCTCCCGCTCGCCGTGCTCTTCTTCATTTTCCTGGTCTCCGGTGCTAGTGCCCAGCTGGAGAGGACTGGCACCGCCAGCTGGGTTGGGGCGCCGGACGGCGCCGGGAACGAGA ACGGGGGTTGTGGATTCGGCGACACCATCACGGTGCCACCCTTCTCGGCCCTGGTCACCGGCTTCGGAAACGACGACGAGTGTGGAATGTGCTACCAG CAGGTCAGGTGCACCGGCCACCCCGCGTGCTGGTCGATGGGCGTCAGAGTCACCGTGACCGACTCCTGCCGCAGCGCGCTGTGCGCGGAGCCGAACAACCAGCATTTCGACATGGCCGGCCACGCCTTCGGAGCGATGGCGAAGCTCGGGCGCGCCGCCGAACTCCGTGCCGCCGGGAATGTCACGGTGGAATTCGAGGC GGAGGATTGCCACTACACCCCACCGTCGAACCTCCCCCCAAACGCCAAGTTCCCGTTTTTCAAGGTGGACCCGAGCGCCACCAAGGACAACTTCTCAGTCACCCTGCTCTACACCGAGGGGTGGGCTTCCTGGAAGGAGATGCGAGTGCTACTCGCGAACGCTGGGAACAGGATTTTTAGTACGATGACCCACAGCCACGGTGCCACGTGGAAGTACGTGGGCCGCTACAATCTTTCTTCAACCGTCTCGCCTCCAATGTCGATGATGGTCTACACCTCATCGCTAAGTGACCCAAAGGCCCCCACGAAGGTAGTCTCCATGACCGGCGTCATCCCGCAGGGATGGCAGCCAGGCGCGGTTTATTTCCGGCTGCTTTAG
- the LOC136537847 gene encoding expansin-B5-like isoform X2, with protein MATTQLTRGGGLPLAVLFFIFLVSGASAQLERTGTASWVGAPDGAGNENGGCGFGDTITVPPFSALVTGFGNDDECGMCYQVRCTGHPACWSMGVRVTVTDSCRSALCAEPNNQHFDMAGHAFGAMAKLGRAAELRAAGNVTVEFEAEDCHYTPPSNLPPNAKFPFFKVDPSATKDNFSVTLLYTEGWASWKEMRVLLANAGNRIFSTMTHSHGATWKYVGRYNLSSTVSPPMSMMVYTSSLSDPKAPTKVVSMTGVIPQGWQPGAVYFRLL; from the exons ATGGCGACCACCCAGCTCACCCGCGGCGGAGGGCTCCCGCTCGCCGTGCTCTTCTTCATTTTCCTGGTCTCCGGTGCTAGTGCCCAGCTGGAGAGGACTGGCACCGCCAGCTGGGTTGGGGCGCCGGACGGCGCCGGGAACGAGA ACGGGGGTTGTGGATTCGGCGACACCATCACGGTGCCACCCTTCTCGGCCCTGGTCACCGGCTTCGGAAACGACGACGAGTGTGGAATGTGCTACCAG GTCAGGTGCACCGGCCACCCCGCGTGCTGGTCGATGGGCGTCAGAGTCACCGTGACCGACTCCTGCCGCAGCGCGCTGTGCGCGGAGCCGAACAACCAGCATTTCGACATGGCCGGCCACGCCTTCGGAGCGATGGCGAAGCTCGGGCGCGCCGCCGAACTCCGTGCCGCCGGGAATGTCACGGTGGAATTCGAGGC GGAGGATTGCCACTACACCCCACCGTCGAACCTCCCCCCAAACGCCAAGTTCCCGTTTTTCAAGGTGGACCCGAGCGCCACCAAGGACAACTTCTCAGTCACCCTGCTCTACACCGAGGGGTGGGCTTCCTGGAAGGAGATGCGAGTGCTACTCGCGAACGCTGGGAACAGGATTTTTAGTACGATGACCCACAGCCACGGTGCCACGTGGAAGTACGTGGGCCGCTACAATCTTTCTTCAACCGTCTCGCCTCCAATGTCGATGATGGTCTACACCTCATCGCTAAGTGACCCAAAGGCCCCCACGAAGGTAGTCTCCATGACCGGCGTCATCCCGCAGGGATGGCAGCCAGGCGCGGTTTATTTCCGGCTGCTTTAG